A DNA window from Labilithrix sp. contains the following coding sequences:
- a CDS encoding protein kinase produces the protein MRKCPQCQSECEEQHKFCPTCGFPVAKVAVQSDDPLVGRTLPGGYVILDLVGIGGMGRVYRAEQTNLGRTVAVKIIHPHLVGEENAAARFITEARAASRLNHPNSVAVIDFGKTEDGQLYLVMEFLRGKDLARVAYEEGPLSFRRIVSILRQTLAALSEAHHLGIIHRDLKPENVILEQTRTGQDFVKVVDFGLAKIRIDAVQPNITSPGIVCGTPEYMSPEQGRGDPLDARSDLYAVGVIFYQLLTGRLPFEAESPTQVVLMHITEQPQDPRKVIPERSIPSLIADVCLMALAKDPNHRFANADEFADALSDALSQVESAVPKPFPAATVKCPACGAENPAGKKFCGECGSGLTNGGNGPPSVRSDAPAPVAAATMAPPNGEEPEPEKVEVEPGTGQRPVLVDTTRAQFPLEFVGRDEDLLWLDDRLNDAKSSLIGARIVGDVGMGKTRLLGEFLAKVKDTTQNIVVEVRPDPSWAEVGYYAVRRAITELANLPKDGGQTAQWSAAGAEARRGLADIFEHGGRGELSSDELRYAVAEALRWAIVRASERAEGKKVVVAVDDLHAIDGASRTAFADAVGEPPLVPSLLVVSYPPGHDPGWPASTASARVLMGLAPGLVSKLLQGTNKPSSSIGGRGVAPLYVDQLMRFSREQGGRAPTRLADLIALRVERLPPDARRVLQAIAVFGDNADDETVAQLVPEGTNLREAMTSLEGAGMIETVGGRASVHCTAHPLIRDVVLATIPAAVRRGLHAKCADIGEGSDMPLEARALHEYNAQRPFQALLLLEKVATRAANRGDLGGSISSLRRGLDLARRELFRGELDDPMRAVLIFARKLGESLTAAGQFTDAEGVLREALDMAGPSGSDRARVLGALAQVAAIRDRNDEAHRYLLEALELAFASGAHELLHSLEDLKKSIAI, from the coding sequence ATGCGGAAGTGTCCTCAGTGCCAGAGCGAGTGCGAAGAGCAGCACAAGTTCTGCCCGACGTGCGGCTTCCCGGTCGCGAAGGTCGCGGTGCAGTCCGACGATCCGCTCGTGGGGCGCACCCTCCCGGGGGGGTACGTCATCCTCGATCTCGTCGGCATCGGCGGCATGGGGCGCGTCTACCGCGCGGAGCAGACCAACCTCGGCCGCACCGTCGCGGTGAAGATCATCCACCCGCACCTCGTCGGCGAGGAGAACGCGGCCGCGCGCTTCATCACCGAGGCCCGCGCCGCCTCGCGCCTCAACCACCCGAACTCCGTCGCCGTCATCGACTTCGGCAAGACCGAGGACGGGCAACTCTATCTCGTGATGGAGTTCCTCCGCGGCAAGGACCTCGCGCGCGTCGCGTACGAGGAGGGGCCGCTCTCCTTCCGCCGCATCGTCTCCATCTTGCGGCAGACGCTCGCGGCGCTCTCCGAAGCGCACCACCTCGGCATCATCCATCGCGACCTGAAGCCCGAGAACGTCATCCTCGAGCAGACGCGCACCGGTCAGGACTTCGTCAAGGTCGTGGACTTCGGCCTCGCGAAGATCCGCATCGACGCGGTGCAACCCAACATCACGAGCCCCGGCATCGTGTGCGGGACGCCCGAGTACATGAGCCCGGAGCAGGGCCGCGGCGATCCGCTCGACGCGCGCTCCGACCTCTACGCCGTCGGCGTCATCTTCTATCAGCTCCTCACCGGCCGCCTCCCGTTCGAGGCCGAGAGCCCGACCCAGGTCGTGCTCATGCACATCACCGAGCAGCCGCAGGACCCGCGCAAGGTCATCCCCGAGCGCAGCATCCCGTCGCTCATCGCCGACGTGTGCTTGATGGCGCTCGCGAAGGACCCGAACCACCGCTTCGCGAACGCGGACGAGTTCGCCGACGCGCTCTCCGACGCGCTCTCGCAGGTCGAGTCCGCGGTCCCGAAGCCGTTCCCGGCCGCGACGGTGAAGTGCCCCGCATGCGGCGCGGAGAACCCCGCCGGCAAGAAGTTCTGCGGCGAGTGCGGCTCCGGCCTCACGAACGGCGGCAACGGTCCTCCATCGGTGCGGAGCGACGCGCCGGCGCCGGTCGCGGCCGCGACGATGGCGCCGCCGAACGGCGAAGAGCCGGAGCCGGAGAAGGTCGAGGTCGAGCCGGGCACGGGCCAGCGCCCCGTCCTCGTCGACACCACGCGCGCGCAGTTCCCGCTCGAGTTCGTCGGCCGCGACGAGGACCTCTTGTGGCTCGACGATCGCCTCAACGACGCGAAGAGCTCGCTCATCGGCGCGCGCATCGTCGGCGACGTCGGCATGGGCAAGACGCGCCTCCTCGGCGAGTTCCTCGCGAAGGTGAAGGACACCACCCAGAACATCGTGGTCGAGGTCCGCCCCGATCCGTCGTGGGCCGAGGTCGGCTACTACGCGGTTCGCCGCGCGATCACCGAGCTCGCGAACCTGCCGAAGGACGGCGGGCAGACCGCGCAGTGGTCCGCCGCCGGCGCCGAAGCGCGCCGCGGCCTCGCCGACATCTTCGAGCACGGCGGGCGCGGCGAGCTCTCGAGCGACGAGCTCCGCTACGCCGTCGCGGAGGCGCTGCGCTGGGCCATCGTTCGGGCGAGCGAACGCGCGGAGGGCAAGAAGGTCGTCGTCGCGGTCGACGACCTGCACGCGATCGACGGCGCGAGCCGCACCGCGTTCGCGGACGCGGTCGGTGAGCCGCCGCTCGTGCCGTCGCTCCTCGTCGTGTCGTATCCGCCGGGCCACGATCCGGGCTGGCCCGCGAGCACCGCGTCAGCGCGCGTCCTCATGGGGCTCGCGCCGGGCCTCGTCTCGAAGCTGCTCCAGGGCACGAACAAGCCCTCCTCTTCGATCGGCGGTCGCGGCGTCGCTCCGCTCTACGTCGATCAGCTGATGCGCTTCTCGCGCGAGCAAGGCGGCCGCGCGCCGACGCGCCTCGCGGACCTCATCGCGCTGCGGGTGGAGCGCCTCCCGCCCGACGCGCGTCGCGTCCTCCAGGCGATCGCGGTCTTCGGCGACAACGCCGACGACGAGACGGTGGCGCAGCTCGTCCCCGAGGGCACGAACCTCCGCGAGGCGATGACGAGCCTCGAGGGCGCGGGCATGATCGAGACGGTCGGCGGCCGCGCGTCGGTGCACTGCACCGCGCACCCGCTCATCCGCGACGTCGTCCTCGCGACGATCCCGGCCGCGGTCCGGCGCGGCCTCCACGCGAAGTGCGCCGACATCGGCGAGGGCTCCGACATGCCGCTCGAGGCGCGCGCGCTCCACGAGTACAACGCGCAGCGGCCCTTCCAGGCGCTGCTCCTCCTCGAGAAGGTCGCGACGCGCGCGGCGAACCGCGGCGACCTCGGCGGCTCGATCAGCTCGCTCCGGCGCGGCCTCGACCTCGCGCGGCGCGAGCTGTTCCGCGGCGAGCTCGACGATCCGATGCGCGCGGTGCTCATCTTCGCGCGCAAGCTCGGCGAGTCGCTCACCGCGGCGGGGCAGTTCACCGACGCGGAGGGCGTCCTCCGCGAGGCGCTCGACATGGCGGGCCCGAGCGGCAGCGATCGCGCGCGCGTCCTCGGCGCGCTCGCGCAGGTCGCCGCGATTCGCGACCGCAACGACGAGGCCCACCGCTACCTCCTCGAAGCGCTGGAGCTCGCCTTCGCGAGCGGCGCGCACGAGCTCCTCCACTCGCTCGAAGACCTGAAGAAGTCGATCGCGATCTGA
- a CDS encoding PilZ domain-containing protein has translation MSNAHDRRAPGTSRIPFDAMVELAGALGPSFEAQAVNLSEEGMSFRTAYLPDVGQPVMCRFDTGHGMTVTAAGEVVWKEDMGEGGEFGIRFTNLDGASTVALQRILGMAEDGEGQMPPNEPGRKVRLHIEGLASPMRARIKDQMKGGVTAYTELGFLRMDRPLELEDAASGNRRPALIEKVEVAMDGSSKVPQLVVGLRYDDEEGRHASMSSLAAMEVPIDATPHDDAPAMEHSADGGHEALEEHDHVVEGDEGEPAQARAAATEEEEDDAPNKLKAAMAKVTPAIVSWATRAKTAAALLAAKARRGQSTGEDVEIPVRRTTAPAPGGGLHAEGRKVVRGGLGSIHEERFEDGDDAKPKPKLDKKKKAVIAGTIGLAGVLVFFAMKKPASPTPLASAPPAETAEVAAAPPAPEPPPAAVAVTPPLDPLTAAAAAPRTGKPGKPTPFTNGPVGSRPNIIKIKMDGPIEAIQGATQPSGFTIVTPNRKSIDPAAALADKDPRLAGLNVSNEESGAELTVTFKDGVPNYVVRAKGDTLELVFAGPSGRSERSQARETPKKKTPRTKKR, from the coding sequence ATGAGCAATGCACACGATCGCCGCGCGCCTGGTACGTCTCGCATCCCGTTCGATGCGATGGTCGAGCTGGCGGGAGCGCTTGGACCGTCGTTCGAAGCGCAGGCGGTCAACCTGTCCGAAGAGGGGATGTCGTTCCGCACCGCGTACCTGCCCGACGTCGGGCAGCCGGTGATGTGTCGGTTCGACACCGGGCACGGCATGACCGTCACCGCCGCCGGCGAGGTCGTGTGGAAGGAGGACATGGGCGAGGGTGGCGAGTTCGGCATTCGCTTCACCAACCTCGACGGCGCGAGCACCGTCGCGCTCCAGCGCATCCTCGGGATGGCGGAGGACGGCGAGGGCCAGATGCCGCCGAACGAGCCCGGGCGCAAGGTGCGGCTCCACATCGAAGGCCTCGCGTCGCCGATGCGCGCGCGGATCAAGGACCAGATGAAGGGCGGCGTCACCGCGTACACCGAGCTCGGGTTCCTGCGCATGGATCGCCCGCTCGAGCTCGAGGACGCGGCGTCCGGGAACCGGCGGCCCGCGCTCATCGAGAAGGTCGAGGTCGCGATGGACGGGAGCTCGAAGGTCCCGCAGCTCGTCGTCGGTCTCCGCTACGACGACGAAGAGGGCCGCCACGCGAGCATGTCGTCGCTCGCAGCGATGGAGGTGCCCATCGACGCGACGCCGCACGACGACGCGCCCGCGATGGAGCACTCCGCCGACGGCGGGCACGAGGCGCTCGAAGAACACGACCACGTCGTGGAGGGCGACGAGGGCGAGCCCGCCCAAGCGCGCGCGGCCGCGACGGAAGAAGAGGAAGACGACGCGCCGAACAAGCTCAAGGCGGCGATGGCGAAGGTCACGCCCGCGATCGTGAGCTGGGCGACGCGCGCGAAGACGGCGGCGGCGCTGCTCGCCGCGAAGGCGCGGCGCGGCCAGTCGACCGGCGAGGACGTCGAGATCCCGGTTCGTCGCACGACCGCGCCCGCGCCCGGCGGCGGTCTCCACGCAGAGGGCCGCAAGGTCGTGCGCGGCGGGCTCGGCAGCATCCACGAGGAGCGCTTCGAGGACGGCGACGACGCGAAGCCCAAGCCCAAGCTCGACAAGAAGAAGAAGGCCGTGATCGCGGGGACGATCGGGCTCGCCGGCGTCCTCGTGTTCTTCGCGATGAAGAAGCCGGCGTCGCCCACGCCGCTCGCGAGCGCGCCGCCCGCCGAGACGGCGGAGGTCGCGGCCGCGCCGCCGGCGCCGGAGCCCCCGCCCGCCGCCGTCGCGGTGACGCCGCCGCTGGATCCGCTCACCGCCGCGGCCGCGGCGCCGAGGACGGGCAAGCCCGGCAAGCCCACGCCGTTCACGAACGGGCCGGTCGGCTCGCGCCCGAACATCATCAAGATCAAGATGGACGGCCCGATCGAGGCGATCCAGGGAGCGACGCAGCCGTCGGGCTTCACGATCGTGACGCCGAACCGCAAGAGCATCGACCCCGCCGCCGCGCTCGCGGACAAGGACCCGCGTCTCGCCGGCCTCAACGTCTCGAACGAGGAGAGCGGCGCCGAGCTCACCGTCACCTTCAAGGACGGCGTCCCGAACTACGTCGTCCGCGCAAAAGGCGACACGCTCGAGCTCGTATTCGCCGGCCCCAGCGGCCGCTCCGAACGCAGCCAGGCCCGCGAGACCCCCAAAAAGAAGACGCCCCGCACCAAGAAGCGCTAG
- a CDS encoding alpha/beta hydrolase — protein sequence MRPLLSGPVAQNVARLAALVAAVAVAGCAVDATTEEREEIAVDEAALDVGVTRAVTYGPKEDVHVLDVYTPAGGAATKRPLFVWIHGGAFASGSRRDPHLVRLARHTASLGFVSVSIDYTLANVGFDETRPFPYPGAAVAAARDDARAAIAFMRRRADELGIDPNDVAIGGASAGAITAMAVAYGPAAANRDKGIRAVVDLWGAFQSATMLEPGDAPLLVLHGTADQHWMPFAQAKKLRDSARAANVPCTFIPLPGKNHGPWEGLDEYLLHISRFFSQRRGLRPRHPRPRHGPAKTPGRFAPACAAASGAPFGPNHGYALIPDVALGPVGASGCGGSRGGARRRALRRR from the coding sequence GTGCGTCCTCTCCTCTCCGGTCCCGTTGCGCAGAACGTCGCTCGTCTCGCCGCGCTCGTCGCCGCCGTCGCCGTCGCCGGGTGCGCGGTCGACGCGACGACGGAGGAGCGCGAAGAGATCGCGGTCGACGAAGCCGCCCTCGACGTCGGCGTCACGCGCGCCGTGACCTACGGGCCGAAGGAGGACGTCCACGTCCTCGACGTCTACACGCCGGCCGGCGGCGCCGCGACGAAGCGGCCGCTCTTCGTGTGGATCCACGGCGGCGCCTTCGCGTCCGGGAGCCGGCGCGATCCGCACCTCGTTCGGCTCGCGCGGCACACGGCGTCGCTCGGCTTCGTGAGCGTCTCGATCGACTACACGCTCGCGAACGTCGGCTTCGACGAGACGCGCCCGTTCCCGTATCCCGGCGCCGCCGTCGCGGCGGCCCGTGACGACGCGCGCGCCGCGATCGCGTTCATGCGCCGGCGCGCGGACGAGCTCGGGATCGATCCGAACGACGTCGCGATCGGAGGCGCGTCGGCGGGAGCGATCACGGCGATGGCGGTGGCGTACGGGCCGGCGGCGGCGAACCGAGACAAGGGGATCCGCGCGGTCGTCGATCTGTGGGGCGCGTTCCAGAGCGCGACGATGCTCGAGCCCGGCGACGCGCCGCTCCTCGTCCTCCACGGGACCGCGGATCAGCACTGGATGCCGTTCGCGCAGGCGAAGAAGCTCCGCGACAGCGCCCGCGCCGCGAACGTGCCGTGCACGTTCATCCCGCTCCCGGGGAAGAACCACGGACCGTGGGAGGGGCTGGACGAGTATCTCTTGCACATTTCCCGCTTTTTCTCTCAACGTCGGGGGCTCCGCCCCCGACACCCCCGCCCCAGACACGGCCCGGCGAAGACGCCGGGGCGCTTCGCGCCCGCTTGCGCGGCCGCTTCTGGGGCCCCTTTTGGACCCAACCACGGATACGCCCTCATCCCGGACGTGGCGCTTGGGCCGGTGGGGGCTAGCGGGTGTGGCGGTTCTCGAGGGGGGGCTCGGCGGCGGGCTCTTCGTCGACG
- a CDS encoding protein kinase, whose translation MAEAPNPYPGPGETVNDRFRIEKLLGEGGMGAVARATHLVLGGPVALKFMNPQFMSFPGAVERFLNEGRASNAIKSDHVLPVTDVGSTENGTPFLVMECLYGLDLADLLARDGPSGLPVERAVHFTIQILRGLQAAHAINIIHRDMKPSNCFVVTHDGEADFVKILDFGISKVVQPGQSSLTQTNSALGTPLYMSPEQARSPRDVDHRSDIYSVGVILYELLCGRTPFFSESGEFTEILFQLFTADPPPIRETRPDLPEELAAVVHKALAREVDQRHATALELAEALLPFANAKSATLVERMRGFKAPSKESIIPGDNGLPTSMAAFSQLARGQSTDVMANRPTTDVQKGAPVTEIIENAPKPETPAQKKTAVLDVKPETPSSVALGKTQFDARVAKPGVSTDLGASVDNTEPPPAPEKRSPIIYAIPAVAALVIGAGVVVLMQKGGSSNGTTTGTQPTVSAPTAVETASAPPVVTPSATPSVEVSATPSTSAPMIASAPTTAPGPAPAPGPAPVMRPTTQQDKTLNNTGIKQ comes from the coding sequence ATGGCGGAAGCTCCGAACCCCTATCCCGGACCCGGCGAGACCGTCAACGACCGCTTCCGGATCGAGAAGCTGCTCGGCGAAGGCGGCATGGGCGCGGTCGCGCGCGCGACGCACCTCGTCCTCGGCGGTCCCGTCGCGCTGAAGTTCATGAACCCGCAGTTCATGTCCTTCCCCGGCGCGGTGGAGCGCTTCCTCAACGAAGGCCGCGCCAGCAACGCGATCAAGAGCGACCACGTCCTGCCCGTCACCGACGTCGGCTCCACCGAGAACGGCACGCCGTTCCTCGTCATGGAGTGCCTCTACGGCCTCGACCTCGCCGACCTCCTCGCGCGCGACGGGCCGTCGGGTCTCCCCGTCGAGCGCGCGGTGCACTTCACGATTCAGATCCTCCGCGGGCTCCAGGCCGCGCACGCGATCAACATCATCCACCGCGACATGAAGCCGTCGAACTGCTTCGTCGTGACCCACGACGGCGAAGCCGACTTCGTGAAGATCCTCGACTTCGGGATCAGCAAGGTCGTGCAGCCGGGCCAGTCGTCGCTCACGCAGACGAACTCGGCGCTCGGCACGCCGCTCTACATGTCGCCGGAGCAGGCGCGGAGCCCGCGCGACGTCGATCACCGCTCGGACATCTACTCCGTCGGCGTCATCCTCTACGAGCTCCTGTGCGGGCGCACGCCCTTCTTCTCCGAGAGCGGCGAGTTCACCGAGATCCTCTTCCAGCTCTTCACCGCCGATCCGCCGCCGATCCGCGAGACGCGCCCCGACCTGCCGGAGGAGCTCGCGGCGGTGGTGCACAAGGCGCTCGCGCGCGAGGTCGACCAGCGCCACGCGACCGCGCTCGAGCTCGCGGAGGCCCTCCTCCCGTTCGCGAACGCGAAGAGCGCGACCCTCGTCGAGCGGATGCGCGGCTTCAAGGCGCCGAGCAAGGAGTCGATCATCCCCGGCGACAACGGCCTCCCGACGTCGATGGCCGCGTTCTCTCAGCTCGCCCGCGGCCAGAGCACGGACGTGATGGCGAACCGCCCGACGACGGACGTGCAGAAGGGCGCGCCCGTCACCGAGATCATCGAGAACGCGCCGAAGCCGGAGACCCCGGCTCAGAAGAAGACGGCGGTGCTCGACGTCAAGCCCGAGACGCCGAGCTCGGTCGCGCTCGGGAAGACGCAGTTCGACGCGCGCGTCGCGAAGCCCGGCGTCTCGACCGATCTCGGCGCCTCCGTCGACAACACCGAGCCGCCGCCGGCGCCCGAGAAGCGCTCGCCGATCATCTACGCGATCCCGGCCGTGGCCGCGCTCGTCATCGGAGCCGGCGTCGTGGTCCTCATGCAGAAGGGCGGCTCGAGCAACGGGACCACGACCGGGACGCAACCCACCGTGTCGGCGCCGACCGCGGTCGAGACTGCGTCCGCGCCGCCGGTCGTCACCCCGAGCGCGACGCCGTCGGTCGAGGTCTCCGCGACCCCCTCGACGTCCGCGCCCATGATCGCGAGCGCGCCGACGACCGCGCCGGGTCCGGCGCCGGCTCCGGGCCCCGCCCCCGTCATGCGCCCCACCACGCAGCAGGACAAGACCCTCAACAACACGGGCATCAAGCAATAA
- a CDS encoding gluconolactonase: MKLALVTAAALLSVTAVACVGASDEQSGSDEAAVRPGLPPPEPADPCANLASGPFTPGELGTLFSGSEDFTFDGLGNIVAKRGNDFAALNPVTQTARRIGTVAGQTWGVRYRKGGDLLVASPGAKKIVSIAPDGTASDYLTDLASPNGLYVDHDDNVFLAEFGGRVSRIAPDGTRKVYAQGAATAQGADGIVVDEEKGILFYNEYQKGKINRIAVDAPAGTAPTAVATIQGAAVDGMLLDQCGNILVVDNGRSRLFRVRLDAEGNATAQPEFLATFPKNVAAANFGSGPGFDEKTLYVTGNPGTVYTVPLGVGGKKIVGPAAPSTEPEPSPNATH; the protein is encoded by the coding sequence ATGAAGCTCGCCCTCGTCACCGCCGCCGCTCTGCTCTCCGTCACTGCCGTCGCCTGCGTCGGGGCGAGCGACGAACAGTCCGGCAGCGACGAAGCGGCGGTCCGTCCGGGCCTGCCCCCGCCGGAGCCGGCCGATCCGTGCGCGAACCTCGCCTCGGGCCCGTTCACGCCGGGCGAGCTCGGCACGCTCTTCAGCGGCTCGGAGGACTTCACGTTCGACGGCCTCGGCAACATCGTCGCCAAGCGCGGCAACGACTTCGCCGCGCTGAACCCGGTCACGCAGACGGCGCGCCGCATCGGCACGGTCGCGGGTCAGACGTGGGGCGTCCGCTACCGCAAGGGCGGCGACCTCCTCGTCGCCTCTCCGGGCGCGAAGAAGATCGTCAGCATCGCGCCGGACGGCACCGCGAGCGACTACCTCACCGACCTCGCGAGCCCGAACGGGCTTTACGTCGATCACGATGATAACGTCTTCCTCGCTGAATTCGGCGGTCGCGTCTCGCGCATCGCGCCGGACGGCACGCGCAAGGTCTACGCCCAGGGTGCGGCGACGGCGCAGGGCGCGGACGGCATCGTCGTCGACGAGGAGAAGGGCATCCTCTTCTACAACGAGTACCAGAAGGGCAAGATCAACCGCATCGCGGTGGACGCGCCGGCGGGCACGGCGCCCACGGCCGTCGCCACGATCCAGGGCGCGGCGGTGGACGGCATGCTGCTCGACCAGTGCGGCAACATCCTCGTCGTCGACAACGGGCGCTCGCGCCTCTTCCGCGTGCGCCTCGACGCCGAGGGCAACGCGACCGCGCAGCCCGAGTTCCTCGCGACGTTCCCGAAGAACGTCGCCGCCGCGAACTTCGGCAGCGGCCCGGGCTTCGACGAGAAGACGCTCTACGTCACGGGCAACCCGGGCACGGTCTACACGGTGCCGCTCGGCGTCGGCGGCAAGAAGATCGTCGGCCCCGCCGCTCCGTCGACGGAGCCGGAGCCGTCGCCGAACGCGACGCACTGA
- a CDS encoding mechanosensitive ion channel family protein → MDIQQIVTPLLPILSTLALKIVGAFVFWIFGRWLIGVAVRMVHSALQKQKLDPTLLRYAGSIVTVTLNIVLVVGILGYFGVQTTTFAALFAAAGVAIGMAWSGLLAHFAAGVFLVVLRPFKTGDFVTIGGVTGTVKEIGLFATVVDTPDNLHTVIGNNKILSDTIVNYSTNSFRRVELKAQLSGAADVRAVIAKLQAKLAEIPNVIKEPKPDVTILEFNLVGPVLAVRPYCHTDHYWQVYFDTNDALKEHLAEFPAPMPAQQVVVKQAA, encoded by the coding sequence ATGGACATTCAACAAATCGTCACGCCGCTGCTTCCGATCCTCTCGACGCTCGCGCTCAAGATCGTGGGCGCGTTCGTCTTCTGGATCTTCGGCCGCTGGCTCATCGGCGTCGCCGTCCGGATGGTGCACTCGGCGCTGCAGAAGCAGAAGCTCGATCCCACCCTGCTTCGCTACGCGGGGTCGATCGTCACGGTCACGCTGAACATCGTCCTCGTCGTCGGGATCCTCGGCTACTTCGGCGTTCAGACGACGACGTTCGCCGCGCTCTTCGCCGCCGCGGGCGTCGCGATCGGCATGGCGTGGTCGGGCCTCCTCGCGCACTTCGCGGCGGGCGTGTTCCTCGTCGTGCTCCGTCCGTTCAAGACCGGCGACTTCGTCACCATCGGCGGCGTCACCGGCACGGTGAAGGAGATCGGCCTCTTCGCGACGGTCGTCGACACGCCCGACAACCTCCACACCGTGATCGGCAACAACAAGATCCTGAGCGACACGATCGTGAACTACAGCACGAACTCGTTCCGCCGCGTCGAGCTCAAGGCGCAGCTCTCCGGCGCCGCGGACGTGAGGGCGGTCATCGCCAAGCTCCAGGCGAAGCTCGCGGAGATCCCGAACGTCATCAAGGAGCCGAAGCCCGACGTCACGATCCTGGAGTTCAACCTCGTCGGCCCGGTCCTCGCCGTCCGCCCGTACTGCCACACCGACCACTACTGGCAGGTCTACTTCGACACGAACGACGCGCTGAAGGAGCACCTCGCCGAGTTCCCCGCCCCGATGCCGGCACAGCAGGTCGTGGTGAAGCAGGCCGCGTAG
- a CDS encoding acyl-CoA carboxylase subunit beta → MSEDPKAPVPTRPPAAHLARLDEMNAKALLGGGADRIKKQHEGGKLTARERIDLLLDPGSFVELDRFVTHRCTDFGMEQQKFLGDGVVTGWGLVDGRKTFVFAQDFTVFGGSLSGAYAQKICKVMDLAMKVGAPVVGLNDSGGARIQEGVESLAGYADIFLRNTLASGVVPQISCIMGPCAGGAVYSPAITDFILMVEGTSYMFITGPDVIKAVTHEEVTKEDLGGALTHASKSGVCHLTAPDDRTSIAQTRELLSFLPANNREDPPFTPTQDPPLREVPQLDAMIPLESNKPYDVKDVIRAVVDDGNLFEIMEQFAANIVVGFARIGGRAVGVVANQPAVLAGVLDIDASQKAARFVRFCDCFNIPLVTFVDVPGFLPGTDQEYGGIIKHGAKLLFAFAEATVPKVTVILRKAYGGAYDVMASKHIRADVNLAFPTAEIAVMGPDGAVNIVYRSEIAKAEDPVKTRAAFIADYREKFANPYKAAELGFIDEVIYPRTLRARLHKSLEMLKDKKDTNPPKKHTNLPL, encoded by the coding sequence ATGTCCGAAGACCCGAAGGCTCCCGTCCCCACTCGTCCGCCGGCCGCTCACCTCGCGCGTCTCGATGAAATGAACGCGAAGGCGCTGCTCGGCGGCGGCGCGGATCGCATCAAGAAGCAGCACGAAGGCGGGAAGCTCACGGCGCGGGAGCGCATCGATCTCCTCCTCGATCCCGGCTCCTTCGTCGAGCTCGATCGCTTCGTCACCCATCGCTGCACCGACTTCGGGATGGAGCAGCAGAAGTTCCTCGGCGACGGCGTCGTCACCGGCTGGGGCCTCGTCGACGGCCGCAAGACGTTCGTGTTCGCGCAGGACTTCACCGTGTTCGGCGGCTCGCTGTCGGGCGCCTACGCGCAGAAGATCTGCAAGGTGATGGACCTCGCGATGAAGGTCGGCGCGCCCGTCGTCGGCCTCAACGACTCGGGCGGCGCGCGGATCCAGGAGGGCGTCGAGTCGCTCGCGGGCTACGCCGACATCTTCCTCCGCAACACGCTCGCGTCCGGCGTCGTCCCGCAGATCTCCTGCATCATGGGCCCCTGCGCCGGCGGCGCGGTGTACTCGCCCGCGATCACGGACTTCATCCTGATGGTCGAGGGCACGAGCTACATGTTCATCACCGGCCCCGACGTCATCAAGGCGGTGACGCACGAGGAGGTGACGAAGGAGGACCTCGGCGGCGCGCTCACGCACGCGAGCAAGAGCGGCGTCTGCCACCTCACCGCCCCCGACGATCGCACGAGCATCGCGCAGACGCGCGAGCTCCTCTCGTTCCTGCCCGCGAACAACCGCGAGGATCCGCCCTTCACTCCGACGCAGGATCCGCCGCTCCGCGAGGTCCCCCAGCTCGACGCGATGATCCCGCTCGAGTCGAACAAGCCCTACGACGTGAAGGACGTGATCCGCGCCGTCGTCGACGACGGGAACCTCTTCGAGATCATGGAGCAGTTCGCGGCGAACATCGTCGTCGGCTTCGCGCGCATCGGCGGCCGCGCGGTCGGCGTCGTCGCGAACCAGCCCGCGGTCCTCGCCGGCGTGCTCGACATCGACGCGAGCCAGAAGGCGGCGCGCTTCGTCCGCTTCTGCGACTGCTTCAACATCCCGCTCGTCACGTTCGTGGACGTGCCGGGCTTCCTGCCGGGGACGGACCAGGAGTACGGCGGCATCATCAAGCACGGCGCGAAGCTCCTCTTCGCGTTCGCGGAGGCCACCGTGCCGAAGGTCACCGTCATCCTGCGCAAGGCCTACGGCGGCGCGTACGACGTCATGGCCTCGAAGCACATCCGCGCCGACGTGAACCTGGCGTTCCCGACCGCGGAGATCGCGGTGATGGGCCCCGACGGCGCGGTCAACATCGTCTACCGGAGCGAGATCGCGAAGGCGGAGGACCCGGTGAAGACGCGCGCCGCGTTCATCGCCGACTACCGCGAGAAGTTCGCGAACCCGTACAAGGCGGCGGAGCTCGGCTTCATCGACGAGGTCATCTACCCGCGCACGCTCCGCGCCCGCCTCCACAAGAGCCTCGAGATGCTGAAGGACAAGAAGGACACGAACCCGCCCAAGAAGCACACGAACCTCCCGCTCTGA